In a genomic window of Roseiflexus castenholzii DSM 13941:
- a CDS encoding DUF2905 domain-containing protein — translation MGDIGRLLIGMGVVLIVIGAVLLLAGKVPWLGRLPGDILIERENVRIFIPIGTMLLLSLVLTVIANLLARFWR, via the coding sequence ATGGGCGACATCGGACGCCTTCTGATCGGTATGGGCGTGGTGTTGATCGTGATCGGCGCCGTGCTGTTATTAGCCGGAAAAGTGCCATGGCTGGGGCGATTGCCGGGCGATATTCTGATCGAGCGCGAGAATGTGCGCATCTTCATCCCGATCGGAACGATGCTGCTTCTCAGCCTGGTATTGACGGTGATCGCCAACCTGCTGGCGCGCTTTTGGCGATAA